One Terriglobia bacterium DNA segment encodes these proteins:
- a CDS encoding CAP domain-containing protein — translation MVRRSIVLFLLVLSCGAFAQLDEEAARHLFDRLNHERSKAGVPELQWDDKLAAAGAQHAQEMANRKQLSHQFPGEPSPRQRIIDTGLRNDASAENIGSAETPEEIHNGWTESAGHRRNLLNPNYNAVGIAVVRRGRTLYAVQDFAHRLAAYSDKEVETIVATQFIRARAQAGLGGIRLVNAPDVHAAACGMARDGHMEASALVSKLSHVRAVFTFTAAEPQELPHALARAAPAAPSFAVGSCFGKTDRYPEGTNWVVVAFY, via the coding sequence ATGGTGAGACGCTCGATCGTCCTGTTCCTTCTAGTGCTCTCCTGCGGCGCCTTCGCCCAACTGGACGAAGAGGCCGCGCGCCATCTCTTTGACCGTCTCAACCACGAGCGCTCGAAGGCCGGCGTTCCCGAACTGCAATGGGACGACAAGCTGGCTGCGGCCGGCGCGCAGCATGCGCAGGAGATGGCAAACCGGAAACAGCTTTCCCACCAGTTCCCCGGCGAGCCGTCACCGCGCCAGCGCATCATCGACACCGGCCTGCGTAACGACGCCTCCGCCGAGAACATCGGTTCCGCTGAGACGCCCGAAGAGATTCACAACGGCTGGACGGAATCCGCCGGACATCGCCGCAACCTTCTCAACCCGAATTACAACGCCGTCGGCATCGCCGTTGTCCGCCGCGGGCGCACCCTGTATGCGGTGCAGGACTTCGCCCACCGTCTCGCCGCCTACAGCGACAAGGAGGTCGAGACCATCGTCGCCACCCAATTCATCCGCGCTCGCGCCCAGGCTGGCCTTGGCGGCATCCGACTCGTGAACGCCCCCGACGTCCACGCGGCCGCCTGCGGCATGGCCCGCGACGGACATATGGAGGCTTCTGCCCTCGTCTCCAAGCTCAGCCACGTGCGCGCCGTCTTCACCTTCACCGCCGCGGAGCCGCAAGAGCTCCCCCACGCCCTGGCCCGGGCCGCGCCTGCCGCGCCCTCCTTCGCGGTCGGCTCCTGCTTCGGCAAGACCGACAGATATCCCGAAGGCACGAACTGGGTCGTGGTTGCCTTCTACTGA
- a CDS encoding DUF4097 domain-containing protein — protein MKRESAVAILLALALSLPALAAVNGSFERTLKVSGPVQLEVKTGSGDIHVRKGDDGSVRVYGKIRASEGFFTGTEEVREKVRRLEQNPPIEQSGNRIRIGFVEDHELFNNVSISYEIVVPAETQVTANTGSGNMEVERVHGAAKLHSGSGNVTASNIDGDVDAQAGSGAIELSVISGNAVAHTGSGHIKLERVSGVDAHTGSGGINILDMKGRLRAHAGSGDITAEGAPTGEWNVETGSGSVTLRLTGSGGFDFHARTGSGGIESDLPITISGRQDRHEISGKIRGGGPMIDVRTGSGRVHLQ, from the coding sequence ATGAAGCGAGAATCAGCGGTGGCGATCCTCCTGGCGCTGGCACTTTCCCTGCCCGCGCTGGCGGCGGTCAACGGCAGTTTCGAGCGCACCTTGAAGGTCAGCGGCCCGGTGCAGCTGGAAGTGAAGACCGGCTCGGGCGACATCCATGTCCGCAAGGGCGACGACGGGTCGGTGCGGGTGTACGGCAAGATCCGCGCCAGTGAAGGCTTCTTCACCGGCACCGAGGAAGTACGGGAGAAGGTGCGGCGCCTGGAGCAGAACCCTCCCATCGAGCAGAGCGGCAACCGCATCCGGATCGGATTCGTGGAAGATCACGAGCTCTTCAACAACGTCTCCATCTCGTACGAAATCGTGGTGCCGGCGGAGACCCAGGTGACGGCCAATACCGGCTCGGGGAACATGGAGGTGGAGCGTGTGCATGGTGCGGCGAAGCTGCACAGCGGCTCCGGAAACGTGACGGCGTCCAACATCGACGGCGACGTGGACGCGCAGGCGGGATCGGGCGCCATCGAGCTCAGCGTGATCAGTGGCAATGCGGTGGCACATACCGGGAGCGGCCACATCAAGCTCGAGCGTGTCTCCGGCGTGGACGCGCACACCGGCTCGGGCGGCATCAATATCCTCGACATGAAAGGACGGCTTCGGGCGCACGCCGGCAGCGGCGACATCACCGCCGAGGGCGCGCCGACGGGCGAATGGAACGTAGAGACTGGTTCCGGCAGCGTCACCCTGCGGCTGACCGGGAGCGGGGGCTTCGATTTCCACGCGAGAACCGGCTCGGGAGGCATCGAATCCGATTTGCCCATCACCATCAGCGGCCGGCAGGACCGGCATGAGATCTCGGGGAAGATCCGCGGCGGCGGGCCGATGATCGACGTGCGCACCGGCTCCGGCAGAGTGCATCTTCAATAG
- a CDS encoding flotillin family protein: MQGLLNVWVISGLAVAVVIFLMTVLTRLYRIVGPNRALVVTGFRGTRIVKGGGTIVWPLVETGQDLSLELMSFDVAPQQDLYTKQGVAVMVEAVAQIKVKSDPESIRTAAEQFLTKTPPQREGLIRLVMEGHLRGIIGQLTVEEIVKQPEMVADRMRSTCADDMNKMGLAVVSFTIKEVKDKNDYIANMGRPDVARIKRDADVATAEAERDTAIKRAVAQREAAVARAQADQERVLAETLSQAKQAESTRDLEVKKAQYLETTKRQQAQADKSYEIQTQIMQQQLTAEQVKVQQIEKEQQVKVQEAEILRVEKELIATVLKQAEIEKQRISTLAEAERMRLTTEAEGKASSIRQQGEAEADIIFKKGDAEARAMNVKAAAFQEYNQAAVVDKLFSSLPEVVRALSEPLSKVDKITIVSTGNGSSAGVHKITGDVTQMAAQVPALFEALSGMKMTDLMSKIRLIGDKAPKPGDDTASAPAKGAGK; encoded by the coding sequence ATGCAGGGTTTACTCAATGTGTGGGTCATCTCCGGCCTGGCAGTAGCGGTGGTGATCTTCCTGATGACCGTTCTGACGCGGCTGTACCGTATCGTGGGGCCGAATCGCGCGCTGGTGGTCACCGGCTTCCGCGGCACACGCATCGTCAAGGGCGGCGGCACGATCGTCTGGCCCTTGGTCGAAACCGGGCAGGACCTTTCGCTGGAGCTGATGTCGTTCGACGTCGCCCCCCAGCAGGACCTCTACACCAAGCAGGGCGTCGCAGTGATGGTCGAAGCGGTGGCCCAGATCAAGGTGAAATCGGATCCTGAGTCCATCCGCACTGCCGCCGAGCAGTTCCTGACCAAGACCCCGCCGCAGCGGGAAGGGCTGATCCGCCTGGTGATGGAAGGCCACCTGCGCGGCATCATCGGCCAGCTCACGGTGGAAGAGATCGTGAAGCAGCCGGAGATGGTCGCCGACCGCATGCGTTCCACCTGCGCCGACGACATGAACAAGATGGGCCTGGCGGTGGTCTCATTCACCATCAAGGAGGTGAAGGACAAGAACGATTACATCGCCAACATGGGCCGGCCGGACGTCGCCCGCATCAAGCGCGACGCCGACGTGGCCACGGCCGAAGCCGAGCGCGACACTGCCATCAAGCGCGCGGTGGCGCAGCGCGAAGCCGCGGTCGCCCGCGCCCAGGCCGACCAGGAGCGCGTGTTGGCCGAGACCCTGTCGCAAGCCAAACAGGCCGAATCCACCCGCGACCTGGAGGTCAAGAAAGCCCAGTACCTGGAAACCACCAAGCGCCAGCAGGCCCAGGCCGACAAGTCCTACGAGATCCAGACCCAGATCATGCAGCAGCAACTCACCGCCGAGCAGGTGAAGGTGCAGCAGATCGAGAAGGAGCAGCAGGTCAAGGTGCAGGAGGCCGAGATCCTGCGCGTCGAGAAAGAGCTCATCGCCACCGTGCTCAAGCAGGCGGAGATCGAGAAGCAGCGCATCTCCACCCTCGCCGAAGCCGAGCGCATGCGCCTGACGACCGAGGCAGAAGGCAAGGCGTCGTCCATCCGGCAGCAGGGCGAAGCGGAAGCCGACATCATCTTCAAGAAGGGGGATGCCGAAGCTCGCGCCATGAACGTCAAGGCCGCCGCTTTCCAGGAGTACAACCAGGCCGCGGTCGTGGACAAGCTTTTCTCCAGCCTGCCCGAAGTGGTGCGCGCGCTGTCGGAGCCGCTGTCGAAGGTGGACAAGATCACGATCGTCTCCACCGGCAACGGTTCCAGCGCCGGCGTGCACAAGATCACCGGCGACGTGACCCAGATGGCCGCGCAGGTGCCCGCGCTATTCGAGGCGCTGAGCGGCATGAAGATGACGGACCTGATGTCGAAGATCCGTCTGATCGGAGACAAGGCCCCCAAGCCGGGCGACGACACGGCGTCAGCCCCGGCCAAGGGTGCAGGGAAGTAG
- a CDS encoding helix-turn-helix domain-containing protein: MTLGEKIRWLRKIEGTVRGLDREMTQQEIVRAIKKELKADLSQSYLSQIESGARPHLTNKTRLLLAKFFKVHPGYLVEDPEGYHAELISELRTVEDRLDLWLISGAERFRRDPEVCEALLDIAKHADSRQCLLLMKEILENPGLAERLLEVLRPGARPVVEGK, encoded by the coding sequence ATGACGTTGGGAGAGAAAATCCGCTGGCTGCGCAAGATCGAGGGCACGGTCCGCGGCCTGGATCGCGAGATGACCCAGCAGGAGATCGTCCGCGCCATCAAGAAGGAGCTGAAGGCGGACCTCAGCCAGTCCTATCTCTCGCAGATCGAGAGCGGCGCGCGACCGCACCTGACCAACAAGACGCGCCTGTTGCTGGCGAAGTTCTTCAAGGTTCACCCCGGCTACCTGGTCGAGGATCCGGAGGGCTACCACGCGGAACTGATCTCGGAGCTGCGCACGGTCGAGGACAGGCTCGACCTCTGGCTGATCAGCGGCGCCGAACGCTTCCGCCGCGATCCCGAGGTCTGCGAGGCGCTGCTGGATATCGCCAAGCACGCGGACTCGCGCCAGTGCCTCCTGCTGATGAAAGAGATCCTGGAGAACCCCGGGCTGGCCGAGCGGCTGCTCGAAGTGCTGCGCCCCGGCGCCAGGCCGGTTGTGGAAGGGAAGTGA
- a CDS encoding DUF72 domain-containing protein, whose translation MDGRVLIGPAGWAYKDWDGIVYPPGLQRSQHPAEYLAQFFDLIEINTSFYGPIKPEHAKLWCHKVGSVNPDFRFTAKLYKSFTHAPGGVVQPTSAATLDPTGEDERQVREGFDVIAAEGKLGAVLAQFPISFRNTLENRDYLESLIRRFPDYPLAVEVRHASWNNEGIIRYFMEKGVSFCNIDQPALGQSLRPTEHVTSRIAYVRLHGRNYDQWFEHEHPHDRYNYLYSEAELARWKTKVENIAKKAEVTFVVANNHFEGKAAVNSLQLRHMLTGEKVRAPDPLVHHYPQLKQIVDRSAGDFALRG comes from the coding sequence ATGGACGGCAGAGTTCTCATCGGCCCCGCCGGCTGGGCCTACAAGGACTGGGACGGCATCGTGTACCCGCCGGGCCTCCAGCGCTCGCAACATCCCGCCGAGTATCTCGCCCAATTCTTCGACCTCATCGAGATCAACACCTCGTTCTACGGGCCCATCAAGCCGGAGCACGCCAAGCTGTGGTGCCACAAGGTCGGGTCGGTGAACCCGGATTTTCGTTTTACGGCCAAACTCTACAAGTCGTTCACCCACGCGCCGGGCGGCGTGGTGCAGCCCACCTCCGCCGCCACACTCGACCCCACCGGCGAAGACGAACGCCAGGTGCGCGAGGGCTTTGACGTCATCGCCGCCGAGGGCAAGCTCGGCGCCGTGCTCGCTCAGTTTCCCATCTCCTTTCGCAACACGCTGGAGAACCGCGACTACCTGGAGTCCCTGATCCGCCGCTTCCCCGACTATCCGCTGGCCGTCGAGGTCCGCCACGCCAGCTGGAACAACGAGGGCATCATCCGCTACTTCATGGAGAAGGGCGTCAGCTTCTGCAACATCGACCAGCCCGCGCTCGGACAGTCGCTGCGCCCCACCGAGCACGTCACCTCGCGCATCGCCTATGTGCGCCTCCACGGCCGCAACTACGACCAGTGGTTCGAGCACGAGCATCCGCACGACCGCTACAACTACCTTTATTCGGAGGCCGAGCTTGCCCGCTGGAAGACCAAGGTGGAGAACATCGCGAAGAAAGCCGAGGTCACCTTCGTTGTGGCCAACAATCATTTCGAAGGCAAGGCCGCGGTGAACAGCCTGCAATTGCGCCACATGCTCACCGGCGAAAAGGTCCGCGCGCCGGATCCCCTGGTCCACCACTATCCCCAGCTCAAGCAGATCGTAGACCGCTCCGCCGGCGATTTCGCCCTTCGCGGCTGA
- a CDS encoding PspA/IM30 family protein, producing the protein MALLERVATLVRANLNDLIDKAEDPEKMIKQVILDMQNQLLQVKTQVAISIADQHLLEKRQKEQQEKAVEWMRKAELAVDKKQDDLARAALERHKSCSQMADSFTEQIADQHAQVESLKSALNKLEQKMAEAESKSELLISKQRRARAATRAADAQAAMGDGSNVAAFDRMKTKVARNEAISQAKHELLGDDIEARLSKLEREDEIDKLLAEVKSRRGKTA; encoded by the coding sequence ATGGCATTACTGGAGCGAGTCGCAACCCTGGTCCGGGCCAACCTCAACGACCTGATCGACAAGGCAGAGGACCCGGAGAAGATGATCAAGCAGGTTATCCTCGACATGCAGAACCAGCTTCTCCAGGTGAAGACGCAGGTGGCCATCTCCATCGCCGACCAGCATCTTCTGGAGAAGCGCCAGAAAGAGCAGCAGGAGAAGGCGGTCGAGTGGATGCGCAAGGCCGAGCTGGCGGTGGACAAGAAGCAGGACGACCTGGCGCGCGCCGCTCTCGAGCGCCACAAGAGCTGCTCCCAGATGGCCGACAGTTTCACCGAACAGATCGCCGACCAGCACGCGCAGGTCGAGAGCCTGAAGTCGGCGCTCAACAAGCTGGAGCAGAAGATGGCCGAGGCGGAGTCGAAGAGCGAGCTGCTGATCTCCAAGCAGCGCCGCGCCCGCGCCGCCACACGCGCTGCCGACGCCCAGGCCGCCATGGGCGACGGTTCCAACGTTGCAGCCTTCGACCGCATGAAGACCAAGGTGGCGCGCAACGAAGCCATCAGCCAGGCCAAGCACGAGCTGCTGGGCGACGACATCGAGGCGCGCCTCTCCAAGCTGGAGCGCGAGGACGAGATTGACAAGCTGCTGGCCGAGGTCAAGTCTCGCCGCGGCAAGACGGCGTAG
- a CDS encoding ABC transporter permease has product MAAAATSMQTATRAARHNPLAALGVFLVVLFVICAIFAPWIAPRDPAFIDLLVRLQPPSDAHWFGTDELGRDILSRVIYGARISMLVGSSVVVASLSLGLVFGSIAGYYGGKVDRFFNVVVMNAFLSFPGILLAIAFVAFLGPGVFNLILALSIGGWVGYARLVRAQVLAVKEREFIEAARALGASDWRIVSRHILPNIIQPVIVQAAIGMAGAVLAEATMSFLGLGVPPPIASWGSMLNDGRSHLFDAPHLVLFPAGAVMLAVLSFNFIGDALRDLMDPRSRIEAGL; this is encoded by the coding sequence ATGGCCGCCGCCGCCACCTCGATGCAGACCGCCACGCGCGCCGCGCGCCACAATCCGCTCGCCGCCCTGGGCGTCTTCCTGGTCGTGCTTTTCGTCATCTGCGCGATTTTCGCGCCCTGGATCGCGCCGCGCGATCCCGCTTTCATCGACCTGCTCGTGCGCCTCCAGCCGCCCTCCGACGCCCACTGGTTCGGCACCGACGAGCTGGGCCGCGACATCCTCTCCCGCGTCATCTACGGCGCGCGCATCTCCATGCTGGTCGGTTCCAGCGTGGTGGTCGCTTCGCTCTCCCTCGGCCTCGTCTTCGGTTCCATCGCCGGATACTACGGCGGCAAGGTGGACCGCTTCTTCAATGTCGTGGTGATGAACGCGTTCCTGTCGTTTCCCGGCATCCTGCTGGCCATCGCCTTCGTCGCCTTCCTGGGGCCGGGAGTATTCAACCTCATCCTCGCGCTCTCCATCGGCGGGTGGGTGGGCTACGCGCGCCTGGTCCGCGCTCAGGTGCTGGCGGTGAAGGAGAGGGAATTCATCGAAGCCGCGCGCGCCCTTGGCGCGAGCGACTGGCGCATCGTCAGCCGTCACATCCTGCCCAACATCATCCAGCCGGTGATCGTGCAAGCCGCCATCGGGATGGCCGGCGCCGTCCTCGCCGAAGCCACCATGAGCTTCCTTGGCCTGGGCGTTCCGCCGCCTATCGCCAGTTGGGGCTCTATGCTCAACGACGGCCGCTCCCACCTCTTCGACGCGCCGCACCTCGTGCTGTTTCCCGCTGGTGCCGTGATGCTCGCCGTGCTCTCGTTCAATTTCATCGGCGACGCACTGCGCGATCTCATGGATCCCCGCTCCCGCATCGAAGCTGGCCTCTGA
- a CDS encoding efflux RND transporter periplasmic adaptor subunit yields MANGNGKNKRKRFFLTLGSIGAVVIIVLVVVGATRGGTKIDPSKLAKVEKGDLAKSVVATGKIEPITKVEIKSKASGIVKKLLVEAGDRVKAGQVLAELDKEEIEAQVKQSAASLEAALSNEHAAEADLERAKVDAEGPDVPLLLRAYERAQHMAKEGVVSQANLDDAQKAYQLAVNRQDMAKAQLVVGKAKLAQARAQVLQAKATLDQLREQLNYTTIVAPIDGIILSRDVEMGDAVSSILVLGSSATLVMTIGDTHEVYVKGKVDESDIGKVYLGQAARIKVESFKDKSFTGKVTKISPMGVEKDNVTTFEVRVSIDNPGGELKAAMTANAEIILEEHKNVLMIPEGAIIYDKEKKASVEVPVSNGKDGKNKVAINIGISNGAKTEVLSGLKEGEQVVLQ; encoded by the coding sequence GTGGCGAACGGAAACGGGAAAAACAAGCGGAAACGCTTTTTTTTGACCCTCGGCTCGATCGGAGCGGTGGTCATCATCGTGTTGGTCGTGGTCGGGGCCACGCGCGGTGGCACCAAGATCGACCCCTCGAAACTGGCCAAGGTGGAGAAGGGTGACCTGGCCAAGAGCGTGGTCGCCACCGGCAAGATCGAGCCCATCACGAAGGTCGAAATCAAGTCCAAGGCCAGCGGCATCGTGAAGAAGCTGCTGGTGGAAGCCGGGGACCGGGTGAAGGCCGGCCAGGTGCTGGCAGAACTCGATAAAGAAGAGATCGAGGCCCAGGTGAAGCAGTCGGCAGCGTCGCTGGAGGCGGCGCTCTCCAACGAGCACGCCGCCGAAGCCGATCTGGAGCGCGCCAAGGTGGACGCCGAAGGTCCAGACGTGCCCCTGTTGCTCCGCGCGTATGAGCGCGCCCAGCACATGGCCAAGGAAGGCGTGGTTTCGCAGGCCAACCTGGACGACGCGCAAAAGGCTTACCAACTGGCGGTCAACAGGCAGGACATGGCCAAGGCGCAGCTGGTGGTGGGCAAGGCCAAGCTGGCGCAGGCCAGGGCCCAGGTGTTGCAGGCCAAGGCCACGCTGGACCAGCTCAGGGAGCAACTCAATTACACCACCATCGTCGCTCCCATCGACGGCATCATCCTTTCGCGTGATGTGGAGATGGGTGACGCGGTCAGCTCCATCCTGGTGCTGGGTTCCTCGGCCACGCTGGTGATGACCATCGGCGACACCCACGAGGTGTACGTCAAGGGCAAGGTGGACGAGAGCGATATCGGCAAGGTGTATCTGGGCCAGGCGGCGCGCATCAAGGTGGAATCCTTCAAGGACAAGAGCTTCACCGGCAAGGTCACGAAGATCTCGCCCATGGGTGTGGAGAAGGACAACGTGACCACCTTCGAAGTGCGGGTGTCGATCGACAACCCGGGCGGCGAGCTGAAGGCCGCCATGACCGCCAACGCCGAGATCATCCTGGAAGAACACAAGAACGTGCTGATGATCCCCGAGGGCGCCATCATCTACGACAAGGAGAAGAAGGCATCGGTCGAGGTGCCGGTCAGCAACGGCAAGGACGGCAAGAACAAGGTGGCGATCAACATCGGCATCTCCAATGGGGCCAAGACCGAGGTGCTCAGCGGCCTGAAGGAAGGCGAGCAGGTGGTGCTGCAATAG
- a CDS encoding ABC transporter permease, whose product MFRYFTTRLLYTIPVIWLVVSVVFLLIHMVPGDPIQQMLGEGAASADVAAARHAYGLDVPIGRQYLNYWQGVLRGDLGQSIRFNQSVASIIVQRYPFTVMLTVAALLVALALSVPAGVHSARRRNRWDDRLLSFVSLLGLSFPNFALGPVLILLFSIYLGLLPVSGSGTWMHLILPAVTMGGALAAILTRMVRTSMLEELGQDYVRTARAKGLPERTVVYKHALRNALVPVLTVVGLQFGALLAGAIVTETIFSWPGIGRLTIQAISNRDYYLVQGCILAIGLTYVAVNFLTDLLYSVANPRIRQ is encoded by the coding sequence ATGTTCCGCTACTTCACAACCCGGTTGCTCTACACCATCCCGGTCATCTGGCTCGTGGTTTCGGTCGTTTTCCTGCTCATCCACATGGTTCCGGGCGACCCCATCCAGCAGATGCTGGGCGAAGGAGCGGCCAGCGCCGACGTCGCCGCCGCCCGCCACGCCTATGGACTCGACGTTCCCATCGGCCGCCAGTACCTGAATTACTGGCAAGGCGTGCTGCGCGGCGATCTTGGGCAGTCCATCCGCTTCAACCAGAGCGTGGCCAGCATCATCGTTCAGCGCTATCCCTTTACCGTGATGCTGACTGTCGCCGCGCTGCTGGTCGCGCTCGCGCTCTCCGTCCCCGCCGGGGTCCACTCGGCGCGACGGCGAAACCGCTGGGACGACCGCCTGCTCAGTTTCGTCAGCTTGCTCGGCCTCTCGTTCCCCAATTTTGCCCTCGGCCCGGTCCTCATCCTGCTTTTCTCCATCTACCTCGGGCTGCTGCCGGTCTCCGGCTCCGGCACCTGGATGCACCTCATCCTGCCCGCCGTCACCATGGGGGGCGCGCTCGCCGCCATCCTGACCCGCATGGTGCGAACCTCCATGTTGGAAGAGCTGGGCCAGGACTACGTCCGCACCGCACGCGCCAAGGGACTGCCAGAACGCACCGTCGTCTACAAGCACGCGTTGCGCAACGCCCTGGTCCCCGTGCTCACCGTGGTCGGACTGCAGTTCGGCGCGCTGCTCGCCGGCGCCATTGTCACCGAGACCATCTTTTCCTGGCCCGGTATCGGGCGCCTCACCATCCAGGCCATCTCCAATCGCGATTACTACCTCGTACAGGGCTGCATCCTCGCCATCGGCCTCACCTACGTCGCCGTCAACTTCCTCACCGACCTGCTCTACTCCGTCGCCAACCCGAGGATCCGGCAATAA
- a CDS encoding gliding-motility protein MglA, producing MSFINFAAREINCKIVYYGPGLGGKTTNLQVVFDKTADKQKGKMISLATETDRTLFFDFLPLDLGTVRGFKTRFHLYTVPGQVFYDASRKLILRGVDGVVFVADSQEERMDANVEALENLHDNLKEHGYDFNKIPYVLQLNKRDLPNVLSVDALKKDLTKKGEPVFEAVAFQGVGVFETLKEVARQVLIELKKG from the coding sequence CGAGATCAACTGCAAAATCGTCTATTACGGACCCGGCTTGGGCGGGAAGACGACCAATCTCCAGGTCGTGTTCGACAAGACCGCCGACAAGCAGAAGGGCAAGATGATCTCGCTGGCCACGGAAACCGACCGCACGCTGTTCTTCGATTTCCTGCCGCTGGACCTGGGCACGGTGCGCGGATTCAAGACTCGCTTCCACCTGTACACCGTCCCCGGACAGGTGTTCTACGACGCCAGCCGAAAGCTGATCCTGCGCGGGGTGGATGGGGTGGTGTTCGTGGCCGACTCGCAGGAAGAGCGCATGGACGCCAACGTTGAAGCGCTGGAGAACCTCCACGACAACCTGAAGGAACACGGATACGACTTCAACAAGATCCCCTACGTGCTCCAGCTGAATAAGCGCGACCTGCCCAACGTGCTTTCGGTGGATGCATTGAAGAAGGATCTGACAAAAAAAGGCGAGCCGGTGTTCGAAGCGGTGGCGTTCCAGGGTGTGGGAGTGTTCGAGACGCTGAAGGAAGTGGCGCGGCAGGTGCTGATCGAGCTGAAGAAGGGCTAG
- a CDS encoding hemolysin family protein, protein MVSIVLMRLAAVILLVAANAFFVAAEFALVSIRDTRLQQLIAEKRIGARTVLKLHQNLDELLAAVQLGVTLASLGLGWIGEATVADLLMRAFSHVPHVKVYAHGIGIAFGFVLITYVVVILGEVVPKTLALQRADRVALAVAGPMDIFVTLGRPFLRFMSKSASLVLGAFGTHQLGEGSVHSPDELKLMVTASRRIGLLPKVQEDMVHRALELGNTTVREIMVPRVAIFSLSAEMPVEEAARRVVEQQYSRIPVYDPQLGPEHIVGVLYAKDLMRLMYASMTAGGLPEVLRGSTQLRHIMHDVLVIPETKPISDLLVDFKRHRRHLAVVVDEFGSTAGVVSVEDVLEQIVGEIEDEFDALREPPALIGKAPVVLEGSQNIRDLDLQYHLELPRDQGFETLGGFVLSRLQKIPRGGEQFDYQGRRFTVLNMDGRRVAAVKIEPVETAVVGTMAKKSD, encoded by the coding sequence ATGGTGTCCATCGTCCTGATGCGGCTGGCGGCCGTTATCCTGCTCGTGGCTGCGAACGCCTTCTTTGTCGCGGCCGAATTCGCCCTGGTCAGCATCCGCGACACCCGCCTCCAGCAGCTCATTGCCGAGAAGCGTATCGGCGCCCGCACCGTCCTGAAGCTGCACCAGAACCTCGACGAGCTTCTCGCCGCCGTGCAGCTAGGGGTGACTCTGGCCAGCCTCGGTTTGGGCTGGATCGGAGAAGCTACGGTGGCCGATCTGCTGATGCGGGCGTTCTCCCATGTCCCCCACGTCAAGGTCTACGCCCACGGCATCGGGATCGCCTTCGGCTTCGTGCTGATCACCTACGTGGTGGTGATCCTGGGCGAAGTGGTCCCCAAGACCCTCGCGCTGCAGCGCGCCGACCGCGTGGCCCTGGCCGTGGCCGGCCCCATGGACATCTTCGTCACTCTGGGCCGCCCTTTCCTGCGCTTTATGAGTAAGTCCGCCTCGCTGGTGCTGGGCGCGTTCGGCACCCACCAACTCGGCGAAGGCAGTGTCCACTCTCCGGACGAGCTGAAGCTGATGGTCACTGCCAGCCGCCGCATCGGCCTCCTCCCCAAGGTGCAGGAAGACATGGTCCATCGCGCCCTGGAGCTGGGAAACACAACCGTGCGCGAGATCATGGTGCCACGCGTCGCGATCTTCTCCTTGTCCGCCGAGATGCCGGTCGAGGAGGCCGCGCGTCGCGTGGTCGAGCAGCAATACTCGCGTATCCCGGTGTACGACCCGCAACTGGGACCGGAGCACATCGTCGGCGTGCTTTACGCCAAGGACCTCATGCGCCTGATGTACGCCTCCATGACCGCCGGCGGCCTGCCCGAGGTGCTGCGCGGCTCCACCCAACTGCGCCACATCATGCACGACGTGCTGGTCATCCCCGAGACCAAGCCCATCTCCGACCTGCTGGTGGACTTCAAGCGCCACCGCCGCCATCTCGCCGTGGTGGTGGACGAATTCGGCTCCACCGCCGGCGTGGTTTCCGTCGAAGACGTGCTGGAGCAGATCGTGGGCGAGATCGAAGACGAATTCGACGCCCTGCGCGAGCCCCCGGCGCTGATCGGCAAGGCGCCCGTCGTGCTCGAGGGCTCGCAGAACATCCGCGATCTCGATCTTCAGTACCACCTCGAGCTGCCCCGCGACCAGGGTTTCGAGACCCTCGGAGGCTTCGTGCTCTCGCGCTTGCAGAAGATCCCCCGGGGCGGGGAACAGTTCGACTACCAGGGCCGCCGCTTCACCGTGCTCAACATGGACGGACGCCGGGTGGCCGCGGTCAAGATTGAACCGGTGGAAACGGCGGTGGTCGGTACCATGGCGAAAAAGTCGGATTGA